The sequence below is a genomic window from Blastocatellia bacterium.
CTCCCGCTTTGAGACCGGCCCGCTCCGCTGGGCTGTCGGGTGCCACGTAGGTGATGAGGACGCCACGACCATCGGGCACTCCGAAATACTCCCCGAGTTGTCTCGTCAAGCTCTGGACGGAAACGCCGAGACGCGCGTAGCTGCTCACGCGGAGTTCAATCCGTGGAATTCGGATTTCCGGCAGGGTGAGCGAGAAATCCGGGCCTTCCACGCGGAAAGGGAGGAAACGCAAAGCGGACTCCTGAGAGCCGATCGTTGCTTTGACATCCTGGCGCTTGCCGTCTCTAACGATGCGCAATGTCACCGTGCGTCCGGGAGGGGTCTCCCGCACGAGACGATTGAACTGAAGCGTTCCTTCCACCCGGATTCCGTTATACTCAATGATGACGTCGTTTTCTTTGAGCCCCGCCTTCGCTGCCGGGCTCTCAGGTTCGACGCGAGAAATGATGACCCCATATTCGCCAGGAAGATTGAACTCTTTTGCTTTCTCCGCCGTCACTTCATCAATATAAACACCGAGAAAGCCCGTCCGTCTGGATTCGCGACTTTGCGCCGGGTGCGACTGAGTCAGGGTTACCAGTGCGCCGGTGACGAGCAAGACACTGGCGCCTGTGATCAGCAAGGCTTTCCTCATTGTTTTTCCCTCCGCTCAACTGATTTCCATCCCCATACACGCCGACCTGATCGGTGGGTTCCAAAAACTCAAGCGGTCAATCCCAGGGATGAAGGGAATGCCGGCGCGAAGACTGGGGCCGGGGAATTCACCGGCAGCTTCTGGCAGTTGCCCGTCTTGTGCAAGATCGCTTATGGGTTCACTGGATCACTCAGAAAAAGATGAGGGGTCGTAACCCTCCGTCAATTCTCCGTACTCGCATGCTGAGTCCAGATGCCGGGAACCACGCGCCGACACCGGGGACAGCGGGAGCCATCGAGAGTCACCCGGAGAACGTGAAAACCGTACCGCTCCACAAGAAGCGTATTGCAGTCGGGGCAATAGGTATTCTCGAACGAGCTTACCTGCCCGGGGATATTTCCGGCATAGACGAAATGGAGCCCTTCACCGTAGCCGATTTCCGCGGCCCGAATGAGCGTGCTCGGCGGTGTATCGCTTGGATCGGTCATCTTGTAGTCCTTGTGGAAGGCCGTCACGTGCCAGGGGATGTCAGGCGACAAGGACCGGATGAATCGTGCAATGTCACGCAGCTCCCTATCACTATCGTTGAATCCGGGTACGATCAGCGTGACTATTTCCATCCAGAATCCGCGTTCGTAAACCATGCGACAGGTCTCGAGCACGCTTTGCAGGGTCCCACCCAGAGAACGATAGTTTCGATCACTGAAGGTCTTGAGGTCAATCTTGTACAGATCGGTCCAGGGACGTATGTAATCGAGGACTTCAGCCGTCGCATTCCCGTTGGACACATAACCGGTGAGAAAATTCTCCTTCTTTGCCTGTTTAAAGACCATGACGGCCCACTCGGAGGTGATGAGTGGTTCGTTGTAGCTACTGATGATGGATGCAGCTCGGTAACGTCGGCTCAGGGCAACGATCTCCTCGGCCGTTATCGGTTCGGGCATCGTGCCCGCCACTGGATCGCGGAGCGCCTGGGATGTCAACCAGTTCTGACAATAGGAGCAGTGGAGATCACACCCGAGCATTCCGAAGGTCATCGCGCGGCTGCCCGGCAGGACGTGAAAGAAAGGTTTTTTCTCGATGGGATCACAGTTGAGGGCGGCAACGTAGTTTGCCGGGACATAGAGTTTTCCTCCCTCGTTGTAGCGGACTTTGCAGATCCCCTCCAGTCCGGGCAGAATCAGACAGCGATGCCCGCAGGCGTAGCAGCGGACTTTCCCATCGGGCAATTTTTCATACAGCTCCCCTTCGACGGCGTATCTTTTCAGGACGCTCTCGAGGGTAACGATTTGAACGGGCTTTTGTCGCGCCATTACTGCCTCCTTGTTCTCTATTATGGCATACTGGTCTGCCCGCCCAAAATGGATCGGGCGGCAAAGGCACAGGCCCGGCAACCTGTATTGACAGTCTCTGATCAAGGGGACTAGGATTGGGGGCGTGAGCCGACGAGGAGCGGAACGCAAAGACGGAGATGCCGTTGTTCAACGCATTCGGGAGGCACTGGGGCAAGAGTGGATTCCTGCGTTGTATGAACGGGAGATCCTGACGCGGCGCACGCGGCGATATGTTTTGAATGCCCCGGGTCCGGGCAGTCGGGTCGAGATCACGCATACACTTCTGGGGATTGAACTGAAGATCGGGCGGCGGCGGATTCTGGTTCCCGATCTGGCCACGGCCCGGTATCTCGCTGTGTTCGCCCGAATCGGGATTGGCGCAGTCGCCATCCCCTATGACATCACGGTGATCTCCTCCCTGGCTGACCGGCTGGAAAGTTCGTTTCAACGCACGATGCTTCTGGCCGATCACTTCAGTGCTGGAGGCAGTCGTCACCGCGCCGCCCGGTTGAAATCGCGTCTGCTCTCCGACATCCGGGCTGCCCTGGCGCGGTTGGGGGCAGGTGCTCGCTATCCCACATTTGACTTGATTGCGACGCGACGACCTTAACCTATGTACAGCGGAGGGAACGTAGCAGCCCCTGCGCGGATTCTCGTGTTGAATCTCGGGCCGCTCAGTCACGCTGTCTTCATGCTCCCGGCGTTGAAAGCTCTGCGCGAGCGGTTTCCTGCGGCGGAGGTGACGGTAGCAGCCACCAGGATGAGCTGCGAACTTTTGGCCCTGACACCGTTCCCTTCGAACATGGTGGCCATTGAACGATGGGAGCCGGGAAAGCTTTATCTCCCCTGGATGGCCTATCGCGCGGTGAAGTTTGTTCACGAGATCGGGAGCCGGAGCTACGACGCGATTATTGATTTCCACGTGAGTCTAGGAAGGAGTTTTGTACTGTGGTGGCTGGCAAACCGGCAGCGGTTCCCGATAGGGCCTCCCTCGGGCCTGTGGGAGATCTTGATCCGTCAGTTGCGGGAAAAGCCGAACCCTCACAAGCATTTCGTTGATCGGTTTCTTGACCAGCTCAAGCCGCTTGGCATCAAAGCAACTGATCGTGTTCCGCGCTTGAGCACAGATCCTTCAAGTGACGTCCGCGCCGGCGAGATTCTCAAGAGTAAGCGCGTTGAGCGGGGTGAAATCCTCATCGGTCTCGACCCTTTCCCGGAAGCAGGAGCACCGTTTCGGCCGAGCGATTTTTACGCCGACCTAGCCCGGCGACTGGTGAATACCTTTGAAGTGAGGCCCCTGCTTGTGGGGACGAGGAGAACTCTGTCAGCCGTGCTATCGCGTTTCCCTCGACAGACTCTCGCGCTCAGACTGAACGCTCTCAGCGAGATCGTGTCGGTCCTGGCACGGCTCACGCTCATGATTTCGGAAGATTCGGCGTACGGGCATATCGCCGCTGCGTTGGGAGTTCCCACGATCATGATCGGCTGCCCGATCACCCGGAAGCCACTTGGTGAGCAGCACCAGTTCATCAATCCGTTTGGCTCGCCAACGGTCACCGTCGGGGACATCTTCTCAATGGCCGTGGAAATGCTCCGACACATGCGTACGACTGCACTGTTTGAACGGTAGGTAAGTTGTTCTCCCTGTAGCGACTTTGCTATGCTTGAGGCCGTCGTGAGAGAAAAGGAGCGCGGTTTCTCGCGTCCAGGCTGGAAGGCCTGTGACACAGTGTGTGAGGAGGAGACATCATGAGTCGAATGTTTGTTCTCGGGCTTGTTTTGTTCGCAGTTGGCGGGATTGCCATCGGGTTGATCCACCGATCCTCTTCCTCGTCCAAACCATCTGTTCACATGGAGTCCGACTCGTCTCAGCAGCCGCCGGTGTCTCAAACCCAGCAACCGCCCAGGGACATCTTCGAACTGGAACGCGCCCGAAATGCGCCGTTGCCGGGACTGGAGGCGCGGCTGGGGACGGACGACGGTTTTGTGGCCGCGATCTTTTACGGGGGCGATACCCTGGGCAGTCTGGAAGTTTGCGGCTGACCGAAAAATCCGTTGGGCGGCGTGGCACGTCGCCAGGGATACATTGTGCATTTCAAGAACCGCTTTCGTGGCGCTGCCATAGCGCATCTTGATACGGGCTACTTCTTCAGCGATCGTCTTGATTTCAATACCCGAAAGTTAGCTCGAGACGCTGCTGTCGGAAACGAGTGGGTCATTCGTGCGTATGATCATATCGGTGTGGATGCCGTCAATGTGTCATATCATGATTTACCTCAGATGGCAAACTGTTTCTCATCGGCGGAATTTAAACGACACGCCTCGACGACGCCGGTAGTTCAGCGCTTCGTCTCAGCCAACGTTCGAGCCAGAAGTGGCCGGCACCAGAGTCCGCGTCCCTTCCTCATCAAAGAGCTTGTCGGGGAGCGCCTTGGGGCTCGGCCCCTGCGCCTCGGCATCGTGGGATTGACGGAGAAGGGGAATGCCTCTGACCCGACGTTTGTGATTGACGATCCGCTCCAGGCTGCGCGTCGCGTGATTCCTCAAGTGCGACCGCGGGTTGATCTCGTGGTGGTGATGGCCTACATGCAGCCTGAGGCCATCGAACAGCTCGTCCGGGAGAATCCTCAAATTGATATCGTCATTGCTGATCTGGGACGGCCTCAGGTTTACCCTCCCCGGACGATAGGAAAGACGTTTATCGCCTACACCTATTACCAGACAAAGTTACTCGGGGAACTGCGCCTGTACCGCGACGGACAAACGGGTAAAATCCGATTCAGCCATCGGGCCGTCGAACTTGATCGCGTGATTCCCGATGATCCCTCCACCGAACAACTCCGGGTGGAGGCCCGAAAGGAAATTGCTGCCATGCAGGAGCTAATTGTCCGGCAACTCCTCAGCGAACGACGGCGGGACAGGAGTTCGACGCGGGATGCTGTTGGCCCGACCTACGTGGGATCACAAACTTGTCAGCCCTGTCATGAAGCAGCTCACCGGGTGTGGGCACGATCCGGGCACGCCCGGGCCTACGCCACACTGCAAAAAGTCAAGCGGGAAAATGATCCGCAGTGCGTCATCTGTCACGTCACGGGGTGGGGTGAGCCGTCGGGATTTGTCAGTCTGGCCTCCACACCACTGCTGAAAGATGTTCATTGTGAGTCCTGCCATGGACCGGGATCGGAACATGTGGCTCGTCCGGCGCGCGGGTATGGTCATACGGTCATGCCTGCTGGGTGCGTCTCCTGTCACACGCGAGAAAATAGCCCCGATTTCGAGCTTGTCAGCTACTGGGCGAGGATCAAGCATTGATCAGAACACGGGTTCCCTTTCGTCGGGCTACGCCGAGGGGAGGGACTCATCGAGAACGAAGAGGAACGAAAGGCCTCCAGCTCGCTCATGGAAGAAATTCTCGATCTGCTGCCTACAATCCTGCGACAGATAGGCTATCAGGAAGCGGTCTGCGAGAAAGCCGTATGTGCCGCCTGGAACCGAATCGTTGGGGATGTGGTGTCGGCCAATGCCGTGCCCTTCCGGCTTTATGAGGGACGTCTCATCGTTTTGACAAGCGATGCCACGTGGAAGAAACAGCTCGAGGCAATATCGCCGGAAATTCTTTACAAAATGAATCGGTTGCTCGGGGCCGATATCGTCAAATTCATCGAATATCGGATTGATCCCTACTACACTCGAGGTCAACGACACCAGGAGTTGGAGATTCGATTCCGTCGTCTGGACGAGATCATCCGCGACCTCGAACCCCTCGTCCGGGACCTTGCCGATGCGGAGCTTCGGGCGGCCTTCCTTCGCGCGGCTAGTAAGTGCATTGAGAGAATCGAAGGGGAGTCCGAATGAATCACTATCTTCTGGTTCTTCGGTGTGGGCTTCACGGTACACGGATGTTTCGATTTTTTGTGGGTGATGCGGTCACTCCACGAAAAGTTCGCCGAAGAGTCCCCGCTGATGTGCACGGAGGGACAATGCTCCCCTCGTTCCTCTCGGTCCGTTGCGGCGAGATTTCTCATGCTCTCAGGGCATCCTCCCGCTCTATACGAAAGGAGGAACGGACGCCTCAACCCATCGAGATTCGCTCACGATGGGGAATAACCAATCCCCGCCTGAGAGAGCAGTTCGATCAGACGAGCCATTGCATCGTCCAGCCGCGCTTCGACGCTGGGAACATCTGGTCCCGTCGTGGACAGTGTGATGCGGAAGCGAACATCTGGTCCGAATTCGCGGGCGCGCGACTTGATGTACACGTCGGGGAAGGCTGAAGTCGCATTCCGGAGAACCGGTGCAAGGATCGTCTCGTCCCGGCATAGGGCGTAAATCTCGCGTTGGCGAAAAACCTGGCGAAAGAGCTGGTGCCAGAGCGGCTGGAGAGGTCCGGTCACAATACCTTTCATCTCCGCGGGAACACCGGGGAGATTGATCAAAATCGTCTGGTCCGTTCGCGTAATGACAGCAGGGGCTGCACCCACAGGGTTCTCGACAGGTTCGCTCCCTTGGGGCAGGCAGGCCATCTTGATCCGGCTGTCAGTCAGGGCGGCGTCGGCGACGTATCCCGCTTCGGCCAGGGCCGTATATTTCCTCCGCACCAGGTCCCGTGCGGCATCGTTGATGACAAGGGGCCTCTGGAGTGCCTCGGACACCGCTTCGAGAGTGAGATCGTCGTCTGTCGGACCGAGCCCTCCCGTCGTGAGGATCAGGTCGGGTTTCCGTTCGAGTGCCTGGCGAAGTTCCCGTGCGATCACCTGTCGGTCGTCGGGCAGAAGGACGGCCCGCTCGACGCGTCCTCCGGAACCGGTGACGAACTGGCACAGCCACTGCGTGTTGGTGTCTAACGTATCACCCAGAAGAAGCTCGTTTCCGATGGCCATGATCTCAACTCTGACCGTCATTGCGCTTACTCCCCGTAGCGGTGAAGATTTTCGATTACTTCGGTTGGGGTCATCCCACCAGATTCCGTGATCACGGTGGTTACAAGGCAAAGGGGTGTCAATTCGAAATACTGATTCCACACACGTAGTCCCACAGGGGCATCGGCCCACACCTCAGCGGGCGGCCGCTCATGGTTGAGGTCAAGCGCCGGGAGATTCGAGGGACGGAATTTAGAGCTGTCAGCGAGGACGACTACCGAAACGCCCATTTCCTGCGCTGCGAGCGCGATCATTCGTGTGCCGATCTTATTGACGACTCCGCTTTCGCACACCGTATCTGCCCCGACGAGGACAAGATCAGCCGTTGGTATCCATCGCGCAGCCGCTGCATCCACAATCAGTGTCGTGGGGATACCAGTGCGGTGGAGGTGAGCAGCGAGGGTTCGTCCTTCGAGTTGGGGACGCGACTCGGTAGCGATAACCGAAAGGCTCCTGCCGGACGCTTGGGCCCGGAGCAGTGCCGTCAAGACGGTTTCACTGAAGGAATGTGTGAGAATGGTCGCGGCCTGCGGAATCGCGGCGACAAAGTGGCTGGCGATCTGTCCGGGGCTCTCTCGAAGGTGACTGACGAAGTCGTCCAGTGCGCGCAGCGCATTCTTTTGCGCCGCCTCGATGGAGACGCCGGATTGGATGGCGCGGGTGACGCTCCTGACGAGATGGAAGAGGGGAGTCATACTGGGCTGCGACTGAATGATTTTCGATCCCCACTGTGTGAGATCCTTGACGAAATCATCTAGAGTCAAAGCAACAGAGCGAGTGATTACGTCCCTGAGTAACTCCGCGGCACGACGGCTAATCTCCGTCGCACCCGATGTAGTGTCTCGAGCTAGACCCTCCAGTCTTTGTTCGGGGGAAAGTTCCATAGGTCGAACCTGCCCGGGCTCGGTCTTTCGTCAGGAGGCGAGCAGTTCGGCATCGGGCTCAATACATCTGGAAGAGCTTCTCGTAATACTCGATGATTTCCGATTGCTCCTTCCGATCCACTTTCAGGAGGTCTCCGATGGCGATAAGACCCTTGACCTCTCCCTCATCAGTAACGACGACGAGATGCTGGATGTCATTGGCGAGCATCGTCCCCAGGCATTCGGCATAGGTGTCGTCGGGGGAAGCTGTCATCGGGTCGGGCGTCATAATTTCAGCGACCGTCGTCGTCTCTGGATCGCGGCCTTCAGCGACAACCTTTGTCATGATGTCCCACTGCGAGAGTATGCCCGCCAGTTTATCTCCGTCGAGAACGGTGATGGCGCGGACATCGCGACGGGTCATTTCCTGTGCGGCGCGGCGTACCGAATCGCCCGCCTGTACCGAGTAGATTTCGGTTCTCGATTCTATGAGGTCACGAATCCGCTTCATGGTCCCCTCCTGGCTCATCATTTGGCAAAGATACGTTAAATCAGGCCATAGGGAGAGCAGATCGGCCGGGATACCAAGCTCAAAAAGAGTGACCTGGGGTCCCAGGACATGACCTGGCAATTCAACCGGTGGACAATGCGTACATTTGTGTGGCGTGAGTATGACGATGCTTCGTTGACCTTCTCAATCCGTATGGTCTCACCCAAGATCAAAGGAGATTTCTCAAAATGAAGGCGACTGTGGATTTTTGGTGAGAGCCAAGCTGTCTCCACCTATCTTCTCCTTTGCCCGCTGGGATTTCACCGCAAAACTAATCAAGCAAGGAGGAAATGTCAACTGCTCTGGCGATGAGTCAAAAATCCCCATCTTTCAAAAAACCAGAGCCTTCCACAAGGCTTTCTGAGGGCAAATCCAAAATTAAGGGAATGCATAAAGTGTTTTCCTCGTGAGGTGGTTGACTTGCGTGCTTTTCGCTTAAACAACCGGGACCTGATGCCCGGCACTGGGGAGTCCCGCCGCCCCAAGCGGGCGACCGCTGTGGAACGCTCAGTTTCCTCAAAAAGATGCAGGTCATACTCTATGTCGGTGGGGTGAACCTAACCCTCGCCGGTAGGATCACTACAGACTACGATATGCTACCTAAGCCTCAGTCGTTGAACCATTTGAATGCTGGTCTCGCTTTTTCCAATTGGGCATTTGGGTTAGGCGATCTATGGTTTATCAGCCGTTTGGGAGCCCTTCTTGACGGAGTACAGCCATTTTTGCTAAAGTTACCGCGTCAAGAAAGTTAGCTGTTGAGTCGTAGAGCGCAACGGGAAAGGAAAGCCACGTGAGAAAGGCCCAGAAAAGAGAGAATCACCCGAAGGCTAAACGATTAAAAGCCAAAGGCTTAGTGTCGAAGACGAAAACGTCCCGAACTGAGCGGAAGCCAGGTAAGCCAGGCTCAACAGCAAAGCGTCGCCCTCAGGCCCTAAGAGGGGTAGCCAGGAAAGCATCGCCCCAGACGTCTTCGGGGAAGTTTCATGTCCCACTCGCAAAAACCAGGCCGGCCAGGCAAGCTGTGGAGCCTGTTGTCCTCGTTCGTCCGAAGGCCACGCGGGCAATTCGCGCCTTCGAGCAGGCGATCAAGATTTTCAATCGGCATGACTTTGAGAAAGCGCGGGAGGCTTTTGAGAGTGTCATTGAACGATTCCCCGAGGAGCCTGAAGTCCTTGCGCGGGCGCGCGCTTATTTGACCATATGTGAGCAGCGTCTCAGTCACTCGCCGGCCACCCCGCGAACGGCAGAGGCTTTGTACGACCGTGGTGTAATAGAGTTGAACCGCGGCCAGATAGGGCAGGCCATCCTCCTCTTTGAGAAGGCTCTTCGCCTGGAGCCCGATGCTGACCATATCGTCTATGCCCTCGCCTCTGCCTATGCAAAGGGTGGGAATATTGAGCGCGCCCTCGAAACCCTGAAGCAGTGCATCCGAAAGGATGAAACCTACCGAATCCACGCGCGACGGGATCCTGACTTCCGGAGCCTCTATACCTGTGAGGAGTTCCAAAAGCTCGTTGGAATGGAAGTAGTAGAATAACGAGGCAACCGGTCTTAGAGGGTCCTCTTGCGAAGCCTCCTTCGATTGGTATTCGTTGAGAAAGTCTGCCCCC
It includes:
- a CDS encoding CBS domain-containing protein, translating into MKRIRDLIESRTEIYSVQAGDSVRRAAQEMTRRDVRAITVLDGDKLAGILSQWDIMTKVVAEGRDPETTTVAEIMTPDPMTASPDDTYAECLGTMLANDIQHLVVVTDEGEVKGLIAIGDLLKVDRKEQSEIIEYYEKLFQMY
- a CDS encoding multiheme c-type cytochrome is translated as MARRQGYIVHFKNRFRGAAIAHLDTGYFFSDRLDFNTRKLARDAAVGNEWVIRAYDHIGVDAVNVSYHDLPQMANCFSSAEFKRHASTTPVVQRFVSANVRARSGRHQSPRPFLIKELVGERLGARPLRLGIVGLTEKGNASDPTFVIDDPLQAARRVIPQVRPRVDLVVVMAYMQPEAIEQLVRENPQIDIVIADLGRPQVYPPRTIGKTFIAYTYYQTKLLGELRLYRDGQTGKIRFSHRAVELDRVIPDDPSTEQLRVEARKEIAAMQELIVRQLLSERRRDRSSTRDAVGPTYVGSQTCQPCHEAAHRVWARSGHARAYATLQKVKRENDPQCVICHVTGWGEPSGFVSLASTPLLKDVHCESCHGPGSEHVARPARGYGHTVMPAGCVSCHTRENSPDFELVSYWARIKH
- the amrS gene encoding AmmeMemoRadiSam system radical SAM enzyme: MARQKPVQIVTLESVLKRYAVEGELYEKLPDGKVRCYACGHRCLILPGLEGICKVRYNEGGKLYVPANYVAALNCDPIEKKPFFHVLPGSRAMTFGMLGCDLHCSYCQNWLTSQALRDPVAGTMPEPITAEEIVALSRRYRAASIISSYNEPLITSEWAVMVFKQAKKENFLTGYVSNGNATAEVLDYIRPWTDLYKIDLKTFSDRNYRSLGGTLQSVLETCRMVYERGFWMEIVTLIVPGFNDSDRELRDIARFIRSLSPDIPWHVTAFHKDYKMTDPSDTPPSTLIRAAEIGYGEGLHFVYAGNIPGQVSSFENTYCPDCNTLLVERYGFHVLRVTLDGSRCPRCRRVVPGIWTQHASTEN
- a CDS encoding molybdopterin-binding protein; amino-acid sequence: MTVRVEIMAIGNELLLGDTLDTNTQWLCQFVTGSGGRVERAVLLPDDRQVIARELRQALERKPDLILTTGGLGPTDDDLTLEAVSEALQRPLVINDAARDLVRRKYTALAEAGYVADAALTDSRIKMACLPQGSEPVENPVGAAPAVITRTDQTILINLPGVPAEMKGIVTGPLQPLWHQLFRQVFRQREIYALCRDETILAPVLRNATSAFPDVYIKSRAREFGPDVRFRITLSTTGPDVPSVEARLDDAMARLIELLSQAGIGYSPS
- a CDS encoding glycosyltransferase family 9 protein, which translates into the protein MYSGGNVAAPARILVLNLGPLSHAVFMLPALKALRERFPAAEVTVAATRMSCELLALTPFPSNMVAIERWEPGKLYLPWMAYRAVKFVHEIGSRSYDAIIDFHVSLGRSFVLWWLANRQRFPIGPPSGLWEILIRQLREKPNPHKHFVDRFLDQLKPLGIKATDRVPRLSTDPSSDVRAGEILKSKRVERGEILIGLDPFPEAGAPFRPSDFYADLARRLVNTFEVRPLLVGTRRTLSAVLSRFPRQTLALRLNALSEIVSVLARLTLMISEDSAYGHIAAALGVPTIMIGCPITRKPLGEQHQFINPFGSPTVTVGDIFSMAVEMLRHMRTTALFER
- a CDS encoding DUF721 domain-containing protein; amino-acid sequence: MEEILDLLPTILRQIGYQEAVCEKAVCAAWNRIVGDVVSANAVPFRLYEGRLIVLTSDATWKKQLEAISPEILYKMNRLLGADIVKFIEYRIDPYYTRGQRHQELEIRFRRLDEIIRDLEPLVRDLADAELRAAFLRAASKCIERIEGESE
- a CDS encoding tetratricopeptide repeat protein; the protein is MEPVVLVRPKATRAIRAFEQAIKIFNRHDFEKAREAFESVIERFPEEPEVLARARAYLTICEQRLSHSPATPRTAEALYDRGVIELNRGQIGQAILLFEKALRLEPDADHIVYALASAYAKGGNIERALETLKQCIRKDETYRIHARRDPDFRSLYTCEEFQKLVGMEVVE
- a CDS encoding translation initiation factor eIF-2B; this translates as MELSPEQRLEGLARDTTSGATEISRRAAELLRDVITRSVALTLDDFVKDLTQWGSKIIQSQPSMTPLFHLVRSVTRAIQSGVSIEAAQKNALRALDDFVSHLRESPGQIASHFVAAIPQAATILTHSFSETVLTALLRAQASGRSLSVIATESRPQLEGRTLAAHLHRTGIPTTLIVDAAAARWIPTADLVLVGADTVCESGVVNKIGTRMIALAAQEMGVSVVVLADSSKFRPSNLPALDLNHERPPAEVWADAPVGLRVWNQYFELTPLCLVTTVITESGGMTPTEVIENLHRYGE
- a CDS encoding PDZ domain-containing protein, which codes for MRKALLITGASVLLVTGALVTLTQSHPAQSRESRRTGFLGVYIDEVTAEKAKEFNLPGEYGVIISRVEPESPAAKAGLKENDVIIEYNGIRVEGTLQFNRLVRETPPGRTVTLRIVRDGKRQDVKATIGSQESALRFLPFRVEGPDFSLTLPEIRIPRIELRVSSYARLGVSVQSLTRQLGEYFGVPDGRGVLITYVAPDSPAERAGLKAGDVITALDGKEITSPYTLTRELSQREGEVTLTIVRNKQQQSVTVRLERRSSSRPRSPATEEEIYTFRFPPERHGTFAEDALRSYWQWMREYREQMDRLRDEFRRELDLLQDQMRWQQEFYYSPGRWRPILRQPGSGTIL